A genomic window from Flavobacterium phycosphaerae includes:
- a CDS encoding methionine aminotransferase, which yields MIYMSKLPHIGTSIFTVMSQLAAEHNAINLSQGFPNFSVDERLTTIVARLVKDNVHQYAPMAGYLPLLEKLATLTKQSYNRTVNSKTELLITAGATEGIFAAVQALVKAGEEVVILDPCYDCYETPILLCNAKPVHISLHDDFRPNWEAIAAGVTSNTRMLIINNPHNPTGKTWTPDDFDRLEQLVEVYPNLIIMSDEVYEYITFERKHISVHDRPKLWERSISVSSFGKSFHITGWKVGYVIASEFLMQEIKKVHQFLVFSVNSISQVAIAEYLDVVNVNELGKFYQQKRDFFRELMKNCPLQLLPCEGTYFQVASYDGISTESDLDFTQRLTKEYGVATIPISAFYPDGKDHKLIRFCFAKDDTTLTEAAKRLEKLR from the coding sequence ATTATATATATGTCTAAACTTCCTCATATTGGCACCAGTATCTTTACAGTGATGTCGCAACTGGCAGCGGAGCACAATGCTATTAATTTGTCGCAAGGGTTTCCGAACTTTTCGGTGGATGAACGCTTGACTACTATAGTTGCCCGATTGGTTAAAGATAATGTGCATCAGTATGCGCCTATGGCCGGGTATCTTCCGTTGTTGGAGAAACTTGCCACGCTTACCAAGCAGTCCTATAACAGAACGGTAAATTCGAAAACGGAACTACTGATTACGGCCGGAGCTACGGAAGGTATCTTTGCCGCTGTTCAAGCTTTGGTCAAAGCCGGAGAAGAGGTAGTGATTTTGGATCCTTGTTATGATTGTTACGAAACACCTATATTATTATGTAATGCAAAACCGGTGCATATTTCCTTGCATGATGATTTTAGGCCGAATTGGGAAGCGATTGCCGCAGGTGTAACTTCAAATACCAGGATGCTGATTATTAACAATCCACATAATCCGACGGGAAAGACTTGGACGCCGGATGATTTTGACCGTTTGGAACAACTTGTGGAAGTTTATCCTAACCTTATTATAATGAGTGACGAAGTTTATGAATACATCACTTTTGAAAGGAAACATATATCAGTACATGACCGCCCTAAACTTTGGGAGCGTAGCATTAGTGTGTCTTCATTTGGGAAATCGTTTCATATTACCGGTTGGAAGGTAGGTTATGTCATTGCATCGGAGTTTTTGATGCAAGAGATCAAAAAGGTGCATCAGTTTTTGGTTTTTAGTGTAAACAGCATTTCACAAGTGGCGATTGCGGAGTATTTGGATGTTGTGAACGTAAACGAGCTTGGGAAATTTTACCAACAGAAGCGGGATTTCTTTAGAGAGTTGATGAAAAATTGTCCGTTACAACTACTCCCTTGTGAGGGAACCTATTTTCAGGTGGCCTCCTATGACGGAATTTCGACTGAAAGCGATTTGGATTTCACCCAACGACTGACTAAAGAGTATGGCGTAGCCACAATCCCGATTTCGGCTTTTTATCCGGATGGCAAAGACCATAAGTTGATTCGGTTTTGCTTTGCTAAAGACGACACTACTTTGACTGAAGCAGCCAAACGGCTTGAAAAACTCCGATAA